Proteins from one Cyprinus carpio isolate SPL01 chromosome B15, ASM1834038v1, whole genome shotgun sequence genomic window:
- the mos gene encoding proto-oncogene serine/threonine-protein kinase mos, with product MPSPIPITRLLPKDFGLEFGACSSPISKTASGYTLRVPTNAFHGKIAHRLWSSVIHWRELQALEPIGSGGFGTVFKGTYFDQTVAVKKVRCVKNKLASRQSFWAELNAAHLHHQSIVRVIAATTCTPAHLSTKDNIGTIVMEFAGALNLQQVIYGLADPLPMDKCLRYSVDIARALQHLHAHGIVHLDVKPANVLVSEQGVCKLADFGCSFKLSSKSDTVTHLSEIGGTFTHRAPELLKGEEVSPRADVYSFGITMWQLLTREPPYEGDRQYILYAVVAYNLRPSITRDVFIQSSLGQKCQKLISLCWDGDPSIRPTADQLLNELNILL from the coding sequence ATGCCGTCACCAATCCCCATCACCCGACTGCTGCCGAAGGATTTTGGCCTGGAGTTTGGCGCGTGCAGCAGCCCGATATCCAAAACCGCGAGTGGATATACGCTGCGTGTGCCCACAAACGCGTTCCACGGTAAGATCGCGCACAGACTGTGGTCCTCTGTGATTCACTGGCGAGAGTTGCAGGCTCTGGAGCCCATCGGCAGCGGTGGATTCGGCACGGTGTTCAAAGGCACATACTTTGACCAGACTGTTGCTGTGAAGAAAGTGAGATGTGTGAAAAACAAACTGGCATCGAGGCAAAGTTTCTGGGCGGAACTCAATGCGGCGCACCTGCACCATCAAAGCATCGTGCGCGTGATCGCAGCCACCACGTGCACACCTGCGCACCTCAGCACCAAAGACAACATCGGGACGATTGTTATGGAGTTCGCCGGCGCCCTAAACCTACAGCAGGTCATCTACGGACTCGCGGACCCGTTGCCTATGGACAAGTGCTTGAGATATTCAGTTGACATCGCGCGTGCGCTCCAGCATTTGCACGCGCACGGCATAGTCCACTTGGATGTAAAACCTGCCAATGTTTTGGTGTCAGAACAGGGTGTTTGTAAGCTGGCAGATTTTGGGTGCTCTTTCAAACTATCCAGTAAAAGCGACACCGTGACGCACCTGAGTGAAATCGGTGGCACGTTCACGCACCGCGCGCCCGAGCTGCTGAAGGGAGAGGAGGTTTCTCCGCGCGCAGACGTGTATTCGTTTGGCATCACGATGTGGCAGCTCCTCACCCGAGAGCCGCCGTACGAGGGGGACAGACAGTATATTCTGTACGCCGTCGTGGCGTATAACCTGCGCCCTTCCATCACCAGGGATGTTTTTATCCAGTCTTCTCTTGGACAGAAGTGTCAAAAACTGATCAGTCTGTGCTGGGACGGCGACCCCAGCATCCGACCCACCGCAGATCAGCTCCTTAATGAACTAaacattttattgtga